The genomic DNA GGGCGTGATCGAACCTTCGGTGACGCTCGTTCCAACTGCTCCTAACCGATGCCTCCAGCTGGCCAGCGGAACATTCGTACGTCTGAGGTTCGAGTAGATGCTGCGCGGATTCGTCTTGCCACTTGCGTTCGCTCCATCGGGTCGCTGCATCCCAGGCAACGGCAGTGGCGAGGAGAGTCAGGAAGCCGGTGGCCAATGCTGGGGAGCGCAGGACTTCGTGGGCCGCGAGTCGAGTTACTGATCCGATGACACGGCGACTACTCGAGTCAGTCGTGAGCACTCCGAGGAGGAAGGCGGCCGCGAAGAACAGCCAGCGTCGGGCTCCGCGGAGCGCTAGTGCTCGATCGACTGCTTCTTGGACGAGGGTCTCCATGGCGCCAGTCCAGCACGGGTGCGGACGTAGTGGGGGTCATACGTATGTCATGACGTGCGCATGTGTGGACGCGCGTCCATCCCCACTGCAAGCCGATGAATCCTGTTGCGCCACAATGCGACTCGCCGTCGCTGGGCTACGGATCACCCGCGACACTTGGCTATCCTGGAACTGCTAGCACCGGCTGGCTGAGGTGCGAGGAGCCTCACCGCATAGGCCATTCCGGGACCGACCACCCGCAGGCCGCACGCATTGGAAGGACGCGCAGGAGACCGGACCGACCATCCGGGCGCAGGACCGCATCATGGCCACGGCAACTCGGCAGACGGCAACGATTGATGGCCTTACAGACAGGCAGGTCGCGCAACTGATCGTCAAGGTCGCGCGCACTCCGCAGCACGGCGGCGGGATCAACGCTGCCGCCGTAGACCGCAAGGGCACTCTCTGGATCGCTTCCCGATCTCAGGAACGCCGCGTCATGAAGCCGACGTTCCTGGGCGAGGACAGGTGGTGCATCCCAGGCACGGTGGTTTGTGCGGGGCGGGGAGACGCACTCGTCCTCGACACAGATCTTCTGATGTGGGCGAGTTACGTCGGGTGGTCCGGCCCCAGCGCGGGAGAACCGGAGAAAGCGTTGGCTGCCCGTGGGGCCGTCGACGTTCTCGTCGAGCGCGCAGGCGATGCGCGGGCATGGGCGCGGACCGGCTGGACGTCGAGCTACGCGCTCTGGATGGCTTCCAACCTGGTTGCGAATTGTGCACACGGTGAGTTGTGCGGGCGGAGCCAGCATGGCTCGCGCATGCCCGAGTAGGGATGTCATGACATGCGCATGGGAGTACATCCGCACTACGAATCCTGTTGCAGGGCAGTCGAGTTCGATCGGCGCGTCGACCTGGGATGTGTGAGACGGATGGTTACTGTAGAACTGCCAGTACCGACTGGCTGAGGTGTGAGGAACCTCATCGCTTAGGCCGCTCCGGGACCGACCGCCCGCAGGCCGCACGTATTGGAAGGATGCGCAGGAGACCGGACTGACCATCCGGGCGCAGGACCCACTGTGGCCACTGCAACGCGACGCACCACAGCCGACCCGGACGGGCGGCTGACGCTGACCGTCCGAGAGGTTGCCGAACTCATCGGAATCTCGCTGAGCGGCACGTACGCCGCGCTGAACAGCGGAGAGATCCCGGGCCGCCTCCGTATCGGCGGCCGTGTACTTGTCTCGCGAGCCGCCCTTCAGCACTGGCTGGATCAGGTCGGCTGATGGCATCCAGGGTCAAGCGCGACAACGGAACAGTGCAGTCATACCGGGTGCGGTACCGACTGCCAGGAGAGACGCGCCAGCGGAGCAAGTCGTTCAAGACCGCCAAGGCTGCGAACACCTTCGAAGCAGAGATGAAGGTTGCGGCACGCAATGGGACCTACCTGAATGAGGCGGGGAGTGCGCTCACGGTCGCCGAGTACGGGCGAAAAGTGCTCGATGCGCGGTCAAGTCCCTTGTAGTGGTGTAGCGCTGCGTTCTCCTTGCTGAGGGTTTAGGCGGTCAGGGCGGGCAGGTCATCAACTCCGGTGTCGGGTTCGGTGGTGGGCACGATGTTGATGCGGCAGCGGGCCAGCAGGTCCAGGCCGAGGTAGCGGCGGCCTTCGGCCCATTCGTCGGTCTGCTCGGCCAGGACCGCGCCGACCAGCCGCACGATCGCCGCGCGGGTGGGGAAGATGCCGACGGCGTCGGTGCGGCGGCGGATCTCGCGGTTGAGGCGTTCGGCGGGGTTGTTGGACCAGATCTGGGTCCACACGTCCTTGGGAAACGCGGTGAACGCGAGGATGTCCTCGCGGGCGTGTGCGAGGTGCTCGGCCACGGCGGGCAGCTTCTCGGCCGTGTACTCGATGAGCCGGTCGAACTGGGCTTGTACGGCTTGGTCGTCGGGCTGGTCGTACACGCTGTGCAGCATCGCCTTGACCGCCGGCCACATGCTCTTGGGACAGATCGACATGAGGTTGGCGGCGTAGTGGGTGCGGCAGCGTTGCCAGGTCGTGCCGGGCAGGCTCGCTGCGATCGCCTCGACCAGCCCGTGGTGGGCGTCGGAGGTGACCAGCCGCACCCCGGTCAGGCCGCGGGCGACCAGGTCGGCGAAGAACTCATTCCACGCCGCGCCGGTCTCGGCGGTCGCGACGCGCAGGCCCAGGACCTCGCGGTGCCCGTCGTCGTTGACGCCGGTCGCCAGCAGCACCACGGCGTTGATGACCCGGCCGCCCTCGCGGACCTTCATCGTGAGCGCGTCGGCGGCCACGAACGTGAACGGGCCGGCCTCGCCCAGTGGGCGGTGGCGGAAGGAGTCGACGTGCTCGTCCAGGTCGGTCGCCATCCGCGAGACCTGCGACTTCGACAACGAGTCGATTCCCAGGGTCTTCACCAGCTTGTCCATGCGCCGGGTGGACACCCCGGCGAGGTAGCAGTCGGCCACCACGGTGATCAGCGCCGACTCGGCCCGTTTGCGCCGTTCCAGCAGCCATTCGGGGAAGTAGCTGCCGGTGCGTAGCTTGGGGACTGCGACATCGATCGTGCCGACGCGGGTGTCCAGGTCCCGGTGCCGGTACCCGTTGCGCTGAGCCGTGCGCGACGGGCTGGGCCGGCCGTACTCGGCGCCCACGACCGCGTCAGCGTCCGCGGACAGCAACGTGTTGATGATCGACTGCAGCAGGTTGCGCATCAGATCAGGGGACGCTTCGGCCAGGGCTTCACCCAACAGGCCAGCAGGGTCGACAATGTGTGGTGCGGTCATCGTGATGACTCCGTTCGAGAGTGCTGTGGAAGGTTCACTCGAAGGATCACGCGGTGGCCGCACCCACGTCCACGACCAACTCGTCAACGATGGCCAGCGACCGCGCTACACCACTATCAGGGACTCAACTGCCACATGGCGAGCTACCCAGCCAGTTCGAGTGGTCTGCTATTCGCGACAGCTCTGGACACTCCTTACTCCCGGGGGCACGGCAGATCGCGAATCCTTCGCCCGGGTCTCGTGCGTGCGGGTCTCATGGGCTCCCTCGTCGAGGCCCCCGGCGGCGGATGGGTTGCTCACTGGACCGATCGCGACGGGATGCCCAACGAAGAGACTGTCCGGACCGAGGCTCAGGCGGTCGGCCGCATCGTGCGCCGCGCCGCCGCGCCTACGACCTTCCACGGTCTACGACACGCATACATCTCTGCTCTCGTCGCCGAAGGCGTGGACCCATCTGCGGTCGCTTCGGCGGCGGGCCACGCGTCGGCGGCTTTCACTCTGTCGCGCTACACGCATCGCACTGCCGGTGCCGCCGACCGCCTCCGCGCGGCCGGCAACCAGGTTGCGCCCAACATGGGTCAGGAGGATCTCGGCTGATGTTCCCTATTTGTGCCTCGCTGGCCGCATCGGGCAGGAGAGCCAGACACAAGAAAACCGGCTCTAGCCAGCGTTTGCGCTGGTCAGAGCCGGTCTCTCGGATGGTCGGGGTGACAGGATTTGAACCTGCGACCTCTTCGTCCCGAACGAAGCGCGCTACCAAGCTGCGCCACACCCCGGTGCGCCCGCACAACCGTGCGGGCACGAGAGCACACGATACCTGGTGCCCCCGCCAGTCATGAAATCGGTTCGGCACCTCGGGGCACGAGGGTCAGCAGACTCGCCTCCGGGCGGCACGCGAACCGGGCCGGGGCGTACTTGCTGTGGCCCAGACCGGCCGACACGTTGAGCCAGGTGGCGTCGCTCGGAGCCTCGGAGTCGGGGCGTCCGACCGCGCCCGGCCACCACCGTGAGACGCCGCGGGCGCGCCGCTGGTCGAGGTCGCAGTTGGTGACGAGCGCGCCGTAGAACGGCACCGCGAGCTGGCCGCCGTGGGTGTGGCCGGCCAGGATCAGCTGGGCGCCGTCGGAGCTCATCGCGTCGAGCACGCGGGTGTACGGCGCGTGCACGACTCCCAGCGTCAGCGCGGCTCGGGGGTCGGCCGGTGCGGTGACCGCGTCGTAGCGGTCGTAGTCCAGGTGCGGGTCGTCGACGCCGACCAGCTCGACGTCCAGTCCGCGGATGTCGGTGCGGGTACGCCGGTTGGTCAGGTCGGTCCAGCCGCCGGCGGTGAACCCGGCCACCAGCTCGGCGACCGGCAGTGACGGCATGCCCATGTCGGCGCCGCGCCGGTGCGACAGGTCGAAGTAGCGCAACGGGTTCTTGGGCTGCGGTGCGAAGTAGTCGTTGGACCCGAGCACGAACGCACCCGGCACGTGCATGAGCGGCTCGAACGCGCGCAGCACTGCGGGCACGGCGTGCAGGTCGGAGCAGTTGTCCCCGGTGTTGACGACGTAGTCGGGCTCCAGGCCGGCGAGCGCCTGCACCCAGCGGATGCGATGCTCCTGGCGGGGGACGAGGTGCAGGTCGGACACGTGCAGCACGCTCCGCGGCTTGGACCCCGGGGCGAGCACGGGCAGGTGGGCCCGGCGCACGGCGTACCAGTGGCGCTCGACGAGCGTCGCCCAGGCGAGGCTTGCAGCGCCCGCGGCGACGGTGGTGGCGGCGACGCGGCGTACGACAGACATGCTCGTCATCCTCGCACCGCGTCCGAACTCGATGGAGCACACCCGCGGCGGCTGTCAGAATTGCGCCATGACCGACCTCAAGGCGACCCTTCGCTCCGACCTGACCGACGCCATCAAGGCGCGCGACCAGCTGCGCTCCGGCACCATCCGCATGACGCTCGCCGCCATCGGCAACGCCGAGGTCGCCGGCAAGGAGGCCAAGGAGCTCACCGACGACGAGGTCCTGCAGGTCATCACCAAGGAGGCCAAGAAGCGTCGCGAGTCGGCCGAGGCGTACGACGGCGCCGGGCGTCCCGAGCTCGCCGAGACCGAGCGGGCCGAGCTGGCCGTTCTGGAGACCTACCTGCCGAAGCAGCTCACCGACGAGCAGCTCGACGCGCTGGCGGCCGAGGCCGTCGCCGAGACCGGCGCGTCCGGGATGGCGCAGATGGGGCAGGTCATGAAGGTCGTCCAGCCCAAGGTGCAGGGCCAGGCCGAGGGCGGCCGGGTCGCAGCGGCGGTGAAGCGAGCGCTCGGCGCCTGATCGCTCACGGCCTCACCGAGAGGCCCACTAGCAGACGAGAGGCCCACTCGTTCGAGGTGAACGAGTGGGCCTCTCGGGCGTGAGTGGGCCTCTCGGCGAGGGGCGTCGGTCAGTCTCGCGGCGGCGGGAACGTCCAGCCGGGCTTGGGCCTGTCCTTGCCCTTGTCACGGTCGCGCGGGCGGTCCGGCAGCGGGAAGGGCCACGTCGGCTGGGGGCGCGGCGCCTGCACGGTCGGCGTCGAGCGCGGCGTGGCCTTCGGCTTGTCGTCGTCGTCCTCCTTGAACGCCGCGGGGGAGGCCGTGGAGGGCTTGTCGCTCGGCTTGTCGGTGCTCTTAGGTGGCGTGCCCATGATGCTCTGAGGCGGCTGCGGGAACTTCATCACGGGCTGGCCCTTCAGCGACTCGTCCATGATCGACTTCCACATGGGTGCAGCGACCGTGCCACCGTAGACGTAGCTCTTGATGAACTTGCCCGCCAGCGTGAGGTCACGCAGCGGCACGAGCTGCCCGTCGACGCGCTTGCTGCCGTTCTTGCCGTCCTGCGCACGACCGACCCACGTCGCGGTGGTGAGCTGCGGGGTCGAACCGACGAACCAGGTCGACGTGGCGCCGCCCTCGGTACCGGTCTTGCCGAAGGCGTCGCGTCCGCCGGCGAGGCCGTTGCCGAACGCCGTGCCACCCTTGGCGAGCGGTGCGTGGAAGATCTTGGCCGTGCCTGCTGCCACGGGCTGGCTGAGGACGCGCTTGCACGCGCTCGTCTGGATGGGCAGGGCCTTGCCGCGGGTGTTCTTGATCGAGACGACCGGGCGCGGAGAGCAGTACATGCCGCCCGAGGCGACCGTCGCGTACGCGTTGGCGATCATCAACGGCGTGCTGTACGCACCCAGGGTGACCGTCGACGGCGTCTTCAGCTCGAGGTCCCCGTTGGGCTTGTGCACACCGAGCTTGTCGATCGTCTTGCCCACATCGCATGCGCCGATCTCGCTGACGAGCTGAGCGAACGCGGTGTTGACCGACTCTCCCGTGATCTCGGTGAGGGTGCTCGTCCGCGGCGGGACCGTGTGGTCGTTGCGCACGATCCAGGGCGTGCGACCCACGCCGCACGGTGAGGGGAACTCCTTCTTCGTGAAGATTCGTGCGGGGTCACCGTCGCGCACCGTGTTGTACGGCGGGATCTTGGCCGGCGAGTTGACCTTCCGGCCCTTCTCGAGCGCGGTGATGATCGCGAAGATCTTGCCGGCCGATCCGACGGAGAAGCCCGCACGCGGGTTCTCGGTCTTCTGGACGACGTAGTTGGCCGCGCTCTTGCCGACGCCGCCGCGGTTGTCGTAGGTGGTGTTCTGGCCCATGGCCTGCACCAGGCCGGTGCCGGGCTGAACCTGGACGGCGGCGGCCTGGACGTCCGCGTCATTGCCGACGGGGACGCGCGACTTGATCTGCCTGTCGAGGATGGCCATCTTCTTGGGGTCCATCGCGGTCTGGATGATCAGCCCGCCGGTCTGCAGGGTCTTCAGGCGCTCGCGCGGCGTCTTGCCGAGCGAGGGCTGCTGGAGCAGCCAGTCCTGGACGTAGTAGCAGTAGTACGGGTACTTCGACGACGCACACGACTGGTCGAAGTTGGTGACGTTGAGGTCGTCCTTCATCTTGCGAGCGGTCGCCGTGGCGTGCTGCTGCGGGGTGATGTACTTCTGCGCGAGCATCCGGTTGAGGACCTCGTTGCGGCGGTGCGTGGAGTCCTCGGGGTTGTGGATCGGGTCGGTCTGACCCGGGCGCTGCACGACACCTGCGAGCGTCGCCGCCTGGCTGATGCTCAGCTTGGACGCCGGGACGCCGAAGTAGTGGCGGGCCGCGGCCTCGACGCCGTACTGCTGGTCGCCGTAGTAGACCGTGTTGAGGTAGCCCTCGAGGATCTGGTCCTTGGTCATCCGACCCTCGAGCGTGATGGCGTACTTCAGCTGCTGCAGCTTGCGCAGGTAGCCCTCGGTGCCGGTGCGCGAGATCGCGCGCTCGGCCTCCTCCTTGTTGCCCGACTTGCGGGCCTGGTCGGCCTGGACGACCTTGACGTACTGCTGCGTCAGCGTCGAACCACCCTGGGTGCCGCTGCTCACCATGTTGGCGGCGACCGCACGGGCCAGACCCTGCGGGTCAGCGCCGCCGTGCTCGTAGAACCGCTTGTCCTCGATCGCGACCTGCGCGTGCCGCATGATCGGCGCGATCTTCGACAGCGGGACGACGATGCGGTTCTCGTCGTATGGCGTCGCGATCGTCGAGCCGTCGGCAGCGAGGATGCGCGACTGCTGGTTGAGCGGGTTGACCTCGAAGTCGGACGGCAGGTCGTTGAACATGCCGACGCTCGACTTGGCCGCCTGGCCGGACGCACCGACCGCCGGGAGGACCAGCCCGGCAGCGAGAAGCCCCATGACCAGCGAGGTGGCCAGCAGGGCTCCGAGAAGGCTCATGACATTGGCCACGCGGGACGCTTGACGCATGGGCACCAGGGTAACCCGAGCGATGTGCTCCACCTGGGAGCCGCAGAGGGGCGGTCGGCGTACGCGAGGGCGCGAGCTCTCAGGAAGGTCGCGGCCCACTCTTATATAGTCCGAAGGGACTACGTGTAAATAGTCCTAGCGGGCTCTGGTGGCGTTCCGAACCAAGTTCATAACCTGAGCAGACCCGTGGGGGCGGGTACGACAAGTACATCGGAAGGCCACACCCTCATGACAGCAATTGCTGCTGAAACTCCGCTGTGGGACGAGAACTGGGCTGCGCGCGCTGTGTGCCGCTCCGGATCGCCCGACGAGCTGTTCGCCAAGGGCGCTGCCCAGCAGACCGCCAAGGTGATCTGCCAGCGCTGCCCGGTCGTCGCCGAATGTCTGGCCGACGCCCTGGACAACCGCACCGAGTACGGCGTGTGGGGCGGGATGACCGAGCGCGAGCGCCGCGCTCTGCTGCGTCGTCGCCCCGAGGTCCGATCCTGGGCCAGCCTGTTCAAGACCGCCCGCGCGGACGAGGCCAACACCCTGGCCTGATCCCACGACCCGCACTCGATGAGTGCGGCGAGGCCCGCTGCGAGGCTCGGCCGGCTCAGACGCCGGCCAGACTGTCCCCGATGCTCCGCAGCTCGTCCACGTCGTTCACGTCGTGTGCAGCCGCCGGCACCTGCACCAGGGCGATGTCCGGGTGCGATGCCGTGAAACGTCCGATCGCCGACGCGTGACGCGCGGCGTGGTCCGCCAGATCCGCGTGGACCCGCAGCAGCGCCGCACTGTCGGCACCCGACCAGCCGTTGCGGTCGTCCTCACCGTCGAGGACCTCTGCGGCGGCTGTGGCACGTGCGGCCGACACCGACGGCACGTAGGTCATCTGCACCCGGTTGACCACGAGTCCCGCCAGCGGCATGCCCTCCTCGGCCAGCCGATCGACGAAGTACGACGCCTCGCGCAACGCGTCCCGCTCGGGCGTCGCCACCACGACGAACGCCGTCCCGGGGTCCTGCAGCAGCGCGTACGTCGACTCGGCCCGCTCCCGGAACCCGCCGAACATCGTGTCGAGAGCCGCGACGAACGTCTGTACGTCGGTGAGCAGCTGGGCGCCGAGAACCTTGGTCATCGCTCCGCTCACCGCGCCCATGCCGACCGAGACGACCTTGAGGTAGGCCCGGCCGCCGACCTTGGCCGGCGCGGTCAGCAGCCGGATGAACCGGCCGTCCAGGAACGACCCGAGCCGCTTGGGTGCGTCGAGGAAGTCCAGGGCCGACCGTGACGGAGGCGTGTCGACGACGATCAGGTCCCAGCGCGGCTCACCGTCGACCCGCTCGGCGATCAGCTGCCCCAGCCGCTCCATCGCCATGTACTCCTGCGTGCCCGCGAACGAGCTCGACACCGCTTGGTAGAACGGGTTGGCCAGGATCTGCTGCGCCTTCTCAGGGGTCGAGTGGTTGAGCACGACCTCGTCGAAGGTGCGCTTCATGTCGAGCATCATCGCGTCGAGCGAGCCGCCCGCGGAGGTGTCGACCGTGGGCACCGCCACGGGTTCGTTGCCCATCTCCTCCAGGCCGAGCGCCTGCGCGAGCCGGCGGGCGGGGTCGATGGTGAGCACGGCCACCCGGCGTCCGGACTCGGCCGCGCGCACCGCGATCGCCGCGGCCGTCGTGGTCTTGCCGACGCCCCCGGAGCCGCAGCACACGACCGTGCGGGTGGCGCTGCTGGCGATGAGCGGGTCGATGCTGAGTGCGTCCATCACGCCATCCCCTGACCGACCAGCGCATCGGCGAGCTCGCGCAGCCCGCCGGCGTCGAGCCCCTCGTGGAGCAGCGGCAGGTGGTACGTCGGTCGGTCCAGGGCAGTCAGCGCCTTGCGTTCGCGCGTCTCCATGTCGAGGCGGTCGCCCAGGTCGAGGCCGGTCTGCACGAGCCCGTTGACCAGCGTGGGGCCGACCCGCAGGCCGGCGGTGGCGAGGTCGGTCTCGAGCGCGGCGACGTCGTCGGGGTCGCGGCGCAGTGCGTCGATGGCGGCGTCGGTCAGCTGCTGCTCGCGCTCCTGGTTGATCACCAGCCCGCCCACGCGCAGCCCGATGCGTTCGATCTCGGCAGCCGCGTCGATGGTCTCCTGCACCGGCATCTCCTCCAGCAGCGTCACGAGGTGGACGACGGTCGCAGGGGAGCGCAGCATCGCGGTGATCGAGTCGGCCTGCTGACGGATCGGGCCGACCTTGGCCAGGCCCGCGACCTCGTGGTTGACATTGAGGAACCGGCCGACGCGGCCGGTGGGCGGCGCGTCGAGCACCACGGCGTCGTACAGGTGGGGGCCGTTCTTGCGCTTGCCCTCGCGCCGCCGGACGGCCTCGTAGACCTTGCCGATCAGCAGCACGTCCCGGGCACCCGGCGCGATGGTGGTGGCGAAGTCGACGACGCCGAACTTCTCGAGCACGCCACCGGCGCGGCCGAGCTTGTAGAACATCTGGAGGTATTCCATGAGCGCGGCCTTGGCGTCGATCGACAGGCCGACCACCTCACCGCCGTGCAGACCGCGGGCCACCCGGCGCTCGTCGTCGCCGAGCTGGGCGACGTCGAAGGTGCGGCTGATGCCTTGACGGCTCTCGACCTCGGCGAGCAGGACCCGGCGTCCCTCGCTCGCGAGCGCCATGGCCAGGGACGCGGCGACGGTGGTCTTGCCGGTGCCGCCCTTGCCGGTGACGATGTGCAGCCGCACGCCGCTCCAGTCGGCCCCGCTGGGGCGGTTGTCGGTCACACGCCGAGCGTAGACACCTGCGGCCCTGCGCGCGCCGGATGGGCGCCCACCGGACGGCGCGGGTGCGTACTCGCGAGTACGCCAGGAAGGTGAGACGGTCGGCCAGGCGACGACGCCGAGGCCGCACTGGGGTGGCCGACGGAGTCGTCGGTGAGCCAGGAGGAGCGGTATGAGCAAGGAGCGGCTGACCCCGGTGCGGGGCTCAGGTCGTGCGCACGTCGTGGTCGTCGGTGCCGGCATGGTCGGGCTCTCGACCGCGTGGTTCCTGCAGGAGCACGACGTCGACGTAACGGTGGTCGAGCGCAGCGGTGTCGCCGCCGGCAGCTCGTGGGGCAACGCCGGCTGGATCTCGCCCGGTCTGAGCGTGCCGCTGTCGGACCCGTCGGTGCTGAAGTACGGCATGAAGGCCGTGCTCGACCCCAACTCGCCGCTCTACGTGCCGCTCAAGCCCGACGCGCGCCTCGCGCGGTTCATGCTCGGGTTCGCCCGCCGCTGCACGCCCGGTCAGTGGATGCGCACCATGCACCACTACGTGCCGGTCAACCAGCGGGCGTTGTCGGCGTACGACGCCCTCGAGACCGGTGGTGTCAAAGCGATCTCGCACGAGGCGCCGATCATGGCGGCCTTCCTCAAGGCGGCCGACGCGGCCGGGCTCGAGCACGAGATCGAGCTCATCCACGAGGCCGGCCTCGACCTCGAGACGACCGAGGTCGACAACGCCACGCTGCGCGCCGAGCTGCCGATCGTGTCCGACAAGGTCGAGCGCGCCATCCGTATCGGCGGCCAGCGCTACATCGACCCGGGCGCCTACGTCGAGGCGCTCGCCGCGTCCGTGCAGGAGCGCGGCGGCGACGTCGTCATCGGCTCCAACGTGCGCGCGCTGCGTCACGGCCCGCAGGGCGTCACGGTCGAGATGGTGTCCGGCGAGCCGGTGCACGGCGACGCCGTCGTGCTCGCCACCGGCGCGTGGCTGCCCGAGCTCGCGGCGCGCTGCGGTGTCAAGGTGCCGCTGCGCGCCGGTCGCGGCTACTCGTTCTCGGTCGCGGTCACCGAGCCGACCGCCCGGCCTGTGCCGAGCCCCGTCTACTTCCCGTACGAGCGCGTCGCCTGTACGCCGTACGGCGACCGCCTGCGTGTCGGCGGCACGATGGAGTTCGCCGACACCGAGGCCCCGCTCAACGCCGACCGCGTCGAGGCCATCGTGCGCTCGGGCCGACCGCTGCTGACCGGTGTCGACTGGGACGACCGCGAGGACGTCTGGGTCGGCGGCAGGCCTGTCACGGTCGACGGTCTCCCGCTCGTCGGCGCCACCAAGGTGCCGCGCGTGTGGGTCAACGGCGGCCACGGCATGTGGGGCATCACCCTCGGTCCGCTGTCCGGTCAGCTGCTGGCCGAGCAGATGGTGAGCGGTGTCGTACCCCGCGAGCTGGTGCCGTTCGACCCGACCCGGTGACGCCCGTAATCTCAGGCCCAAGACTACGCCTTGGGAGTACGCCACCGTCCCCCTCATGATCCACGCGACCAAGCAGATCCTCGACCAGTGGGGCGAGGACGGCTGGGAGCTGGTGCAGGTCGTGCCCGGTCCTGACGGCAACGGCCTGGTCGCCTACCTGAAGCGTCCGAAGGAGAGCTGAACCATGTCAGTCGTCGAGGACAACCTCGCTGCCCTGGGCCTGAAGGTCCCCGATGTCGCCACGCCTGCGGGGTCGTACGTCCCCGCGCTGCGGCACGGCGACCTGGTCTACACCTCCGGCCAGATCCCGGCCGTCAACGGTGAGCTGCAGGCCACCGGCAAGGTCGGCGCCGA from Luteipulveratus halotolerans includes the following:
- a CDS encoding NAD(P)/FAD-dependent oxidoreductase, producing the protein MSKERLTPVRGSGRAHVVVVGAGMVGLSTAWFLQEHDVDVTVVERSGVAAGSSWGNAGWISPGLSVPLSDPSVLKYGMKAVLDPNSPLYVPLKPDARLARFMLGFARRCTPGQWMRTMHHYVPVNQRALSAYDALETGGVKAISHEAPIMAAFLKAADAAGLEHEIELIHEAGLDLETTEVDNATLRAELPIVSDKVERAIRIGGQRYIDPGAYVEALAASVQERGGDVVIGSNVRALRHGPQGVTVEMVSGEPVHGDAVVLATGAWLPELAARCGVKVPLRAGRGYSFSVAVTEPTARPVPSPVYFPYERVACTPYGDRLRVGGTMEFADTEAPLNADRVEAIVRSGRPLLTGVDWDDREDVWVGGRPVTVDGLPLVGATKVPRVWVNGGHGMWGITLGPLSGQLLAEQMVSGVVPRELVPFDPTR
- a CDS encoding DUF4177 domain-containing protein, producing the protein MIHATKQILDQWGEDGWELVQVVPGPDGNGLVAYLKRPKES